A DNA window from Microcystis aeruginosa NIES-843 contains the following coding sequences:
- a CDS encoding TrmH family RNA methyltransferase, which produces MISSVQNPLIKQIRKLHRTRERQEQNLSLIEGTHLLETALALNCSLETVCYTEKWQQRQAELAEKFQNQAKRVEIVSPEVLASLATTVNPDGVIATIARDHLHPVPQNPLQLGLVLERLQDPGNLGTIIRTAVATEVQGIWLSLDSVEIDNPKVIRSSAGEWFRSPLVVESDLSALVKKYQAQGVKAIATLPTATKSHWEIDFTRPTLILLGNEGAGLSPQLAALADETVKIPLFGGVESLNVAIATAVILYEARRQLSYSSGLFQLK; this is translated from the coding sequence ATGATTAGCAGTGTTCAAAACCCTTTAATCAAGCAAATTCGCAAGCTACACCGCACTAGAGAGCGACAGGAGCAGAATTTGTCCTTAATTGAGGGAACCCACTTACTAGAGACGGCTTTAGCCCTGAATTGTTCCCTAGAGACGGTTTGTTATACTGAAAAGTGGCAGCAAAGACAGGCAGAATTAGCGGAGAAGTTTCAAAATCAAGCGAAACGAGTCGAGATAGTTTCCCCGGAAGTCCTCGCTTCCCTAGCAACCACGGTTAACCCCGATGGTGTGATTGCCACTATTGCCCGTGATCACCTTCATCCAGTCCCCCAAAATCCGCTACAATTGGGCTTAGTTTTGGAAAGATTGCAGGATCCGGGTAATCTCGGCACTATTATTCGCACTGCTGTGGCTACAGAGGTACAGGGTATCTGGTTAAGTCTTGATAGCGTCGAAATCGATAACCCCAAAGTGATCCGCAGTTCGGCTGGGGAATGGTTTCGATCGCCCCTGGTGGTAGAATCGGATTTATCGGCTTTGGTGAAAAAATATCAAGCACAGGGGGTAAAAGCGATTGCGACTTTACCCACAGCCACCAAAAGCCACTGGGAGATTGATTTTACCCGTCCGACTTTAATATTATTAGGCAATGAAGGAGCCGGTTTATCACCCCAATTAGCGGCTTTAGCCGATGAAACGGTGAAAATTCCCCTCTTTGGTGGTGTGGAATCTTTAAATGTTGCGATCGCTACTGCTGTCATCCTCTACGAAGCTAGAAGACAATTATCCTACAGTAGTGGACTGTTTCAGCTAAAATAG
- a CDS encoding IS630-like element ISMae25 family transposase (programmed frameshift) — protein MGRGRRDKVNLTGEQRENLEQISRNGYAPAKKILHARILLMCDEGEQAKRKWTDEEIGEALEVHRNTVGRIRQRFLQKGEKPALERKSRKTPPTPAKVDGAAAAQIIALCCSEPPSGRAEWTIRLLTSELKQRQIITEISSPTVWRTPKKNQLRPWKTQRYCIPEQDLARFVAQMEVVLDLYGTQPSEEEPLIAMDEASKQLLGEVYPPIPMQPGQDKKEDYHYSREGVQALFMFFDPHRGWRRVSNRDSRTRIDWAEEIRQLLDVDYPKARKVKLVCDNLNTHNIASLYEAFPAPVAHRLARRLEIYYTPRNGSWLNVAETELSVLSRQCLDRRISSKEELKREIETWQKERNQTASTVIWTFTTSDARVKLKHLYPVFEEEESGESIAPN, from the exons ATGGGAAGAGGTCGGCGAGATAAAGTCAATCTAACAGGGGAACAAAGAGAAAACCTCGAACAAATCAGTCGTAATGGCTATGCACCAGCTAAAAAAATTCTCCACGCTCGGATTTTGCTGATGTGTGACGAGGGAGAACAGGCGAAAAGGAAATGGACAGATGAAGAAATAGGCGAAGCTTTAGAAGTTCATAGAAATACAGTGGGACGTATTCGTCAAAGATTTCTTCAAAAAGGCGAAAAACCAGCATTAGAACGGAAATCGAGAAAAACTCCCCCCACTCCGGCAAAAGTTGATGGAGCCGCCGCCGCCCAAATCATTGCCCTGTGCTGTTCGGAGCCACCATCTGGCCGAGCCGAGTGGACAATCCGACTATTAACCTCGGAACTCAAACAAAGACAAATTATCACCGAGATTTCCAGTCCAACGGTGTGGCGTACTC CTAAAAAAAACCAATTACGCCCTTGGAAAACCCAAAGATACTGTATTCCGGAACAGGATTTAGCCCGATTTGTTGCCCAGATGGAAGTTGTCCTTGACCTGTATGGCACTCAGCCATCGGAAGAAGAACCGTTAATCGCGATGGATGAAGCATCAAAGCAACTACTTGGAGAAGTTTACCCTCCGATACCCATGCAACCTGGACAAGATAAAAAAGAAGACTATCACTATAGTCGTGAAGGGGTTCAAGCCTTGTTCATGTTTTTTGACCCCCATCGAGGATGGAGACGGGTGAGTAACCGAGATAGTCGAACCCGAATAGATTGGGCAGAAGAAATTCGTCAATTATTGGATGTGGACTATCCAAAGGCTCGAAAAGTCAAGCTCGTCTGTGATAATCTCAACACTCATAACATAGCCTCGCTTTATGAAGCATTTCCAGCACCCGTTGCTCATCGTTTAGCTAGAAGACTGGAAATTTATTACACACCTCGTAATGGTAGCTGGTTAAATGTAGCCGAAACTGAACTAAGCGTCTTATCGAGGCAATGTTTAGATAGAAGGATTTCTAGCAAGGAAGAACTGAAAAGGGAGATAGAAACCTGGCAAAAAGAACGTAATCAGACTGCATCTACAGTAATATGGACGTTTACGACCAGCGATGCTAGGGTCAAGCTGAAACATCTTTATCCTGTGTTTGAGGAGGAGGAATCGGGAGAATCTATTGCACCAAATTAG
- a CDS encoding TIGR02391 family protein — MRLTENQKNLLRWIVKEVRADHLKEDCIWYYCPTVNSHLWVDYNGFDSPPYVEFATFDILEEYDYVKWQKKDSKSVQYKGALTGKAYEAVDSNFAEPNRSAIRHLIPLTEVEHLDCELWERVRFSVSAGGDNPKAWDTAIRNATVILEDRMRKLGKIDNINQKATGNGIVNLIFGSNKSVQKDKLPSEELEAYRDLYSGTMKIFRNRYAHRFIDPKPEEGGAIIVFIDLLLKMLDDLDWETENENT, encoded by the coding sequence ATGCGTTTAACAGAAAATCAAAAAAACCTTTTGCGATGGATAGTTAAAGAAGTACGGGCTGATCATCTTAAAGAGGACTGTATTTGGTACTACTGTCCGACTGTTAACAGTCATCTTTGGGTAGATTACAATGGTTTTGATAGCCCTCCTTATGTCGAATTCGCAACCTTCGATATATTAGAAGAATATGATTATGTTAAATGGCAAAAAAAAGACTCGAAGTCCGTTCAATACAAGGGCGCTCTAACAGGAAAAGCTTATGAAGCGGTTGATTCTAACTTTGCTGAACCCAATCGCTCGGCTATTCGTCATCTAATTCCCTTGACTGAAGTTGAACATTTAGACTGCGAACTATGGGAGAGAGTCCGTTTTTCTGTGAGTGCGGGTGGAGATAATCCAAAAGCGTGGGATACTGCGATTCGCAATGCGACAGTGATTTTAGAAGACCGCATGAGGAAACTGGGAAAGATTGATAATATTAATCAAAAAGCCACGGGTAATGGTATTGTTAACCTAATTTTTGGAAGCAATAAATCTGTACAAAAAGATAAGCTTCCATCAGAAGAATTAGAGGCATACCGTGATTTATATTCGGGTACAATGAAGATTTTTCGTAATCGTTACGCTCATCGATTCATCGATCCTAAACCAGAGGAGGGTGGAGCAATTATCGTATTCATCGATTTATTGTTGAAGATGCTAGATGATTTAGATTGGGAGACAGAAAACGAAAATACATAA